TCTGAATCTTGACTTCAGTAAAAACCCGACGAAACATACGTACTACCAGCTGGTGATAATCCAAGCGATCTGTCATTACAAATAAAAAACTGCCGATTAGAGAAACATCCCAGTTACTGACTCGAGAACAAAATGTGTTCCGAGTGCCAGCAAGCATCGATCCACACAATCATTAGACCGAGGCCGAAACCGAGTGAATAACCCGCGAGAATCTCTGAGGAAGGAGGTAGACATCCTCTGACCAAGCCCCCAAGCTCATGATCTGAACCATGTGCTGCCATTACCAACTCAATTCCACGGGATTAAACTAAGCCGGGCAGCGAAATGGGGCAGCCCTTTAAATCACAGGGTGCACATGGAGCCTTGGGTGGGAAGAAGGTCCTAGTGCTGCCACTACCTCTGCAACAGCTCACATTCTTGTCTTGTGAGACAGAAGAGGAGCTTAGGGGGTATAtcagaggagggagaggggaggcggcggcggtcgaTGGGGTGCCGGTCCTGCGACAAGCCCAAGATGAACTACAGGAAGGGGCTGTGGTCTCCTGAGGAGGACCAGAGGCTGCGGGACTACATCCTCAAGCATGGCCTCGGCTGCTGGAGCGCTGTCCCTGCAAAGGCTGGTGAGCTCCCTCCCTCTCAATTGTCCTTCCATGCATGGAGATTTGCTGCATGCCAGTGCTTGAACAACAGCTCATGGCTGATTGTGAATTGTAGTCTACTAGTCTAGTAGCATTAGCAATAGTCTGATGAACTCGCATCGTTTTTTAATGGTTTTTTGCTTGTATTTGGCTTGGAGTTCTACTTGGAACCTTACATCCATGATCTAGCTCTAGTCTTGACACATTTAAAAAGAATTCAATATACTCTGATATTCAGCAACAATGCACCTATATAGAAAGAGCTAATTGCCTGGAAATCTGTTTGACCTTCACATGATCCAAGCTTGAACATACACAGTCTCCATATCAGTCAAAATTCTATTACAAATGTGATGTGGGAATTTGAGCTCATTGCTACCTCTGTAACGTTTCTTTTTAGTTTTTGACTTGAATTATGCCTGAATTTGTGTGCCATGTGTTTGGTTTGGTTTGCTACCACGAAGGTCTGCAGAGGAACGGCAAGAGCTGCCGGCTGCGTTGGATCAACTACCTGCGGCCCGGATTGAAGCGCGGCATGTTctctcaggaggaggaggacgtcgTCATCAACCTCCAAGCCAAGCTGGGCAACAAGTAAGCCATCCTCACACCCCTCGCCTGACTCTGAGCTCTGACCATCTAAACATTTCATAAACTTAGACAAGAATGGAGAACCAAAATGAAAATGCTGACGATACATACAAAAATTAACTGAATTTTGTAAGTCGAAACCCCGTCGAAAACGGCGTGTTTCTTTCGCGGCGAAAAGGCTCTTCCGTTTTCCATGGTGATCTGAGATTTTCCTCTTTTGGTCGGTCAGGTGGTCGCAGATCGCGATGCATCTGCCGGGGAGGACGGACAACGAGGTGAAGAACTACTGGAACTCGTAcctgaagaagagggtgatgcagCTGGGCTCCAACTCCAGCTCCAACCCGGCCAGCAAGAACAgcgcctcgccggagctgctcACCTCCATGAGCGCCAACACGGAGCTCATCATgaccagcggcggcggcggcggcagcacgGCGACGTCGACCCACGACCACGACGCCAACATCGGCAGCAGCGGCGCCGTCTCGGCCGCCGAGCCGTTCGTCGACCATCAGCACCACCAGCATCAGGATGCCAAGAACTACGTCTTCGCCGACTGGATGCCGACTGCCGCGGCGGTGACGGCGGCGCCAGGGCCGGAGAGCTACTCCATGTCCGCGCACTGGCCCGCCTCCACGGCcagctccggcaacgtgacgccgTCGCACGGCGCCTTCGTCGGCGACCAGATGAGCGCCACCAGCTACGGCGCGCTGCAGCACACGCACCAGCACCACCAACAGCAggaacaccagcaccaccaccagagcgcggTCACCGCCGTGGGCGCCCATGGCGGCGCCGCCGGAATGGTGGCCGGAGGCGGCTACTTCGACCTGCTCAACATGGGCGACATCTACGGCGGGTTCACCACGGCGAACGACGATCTGCTCTTCTGAAGTCCAGAGCCAAATTCTGATGATGCCGTGACCCCTGTGCATGtgtgataaacaaaaattgttcgTCGTGTTCATGTTGTGTATGTATGAAAACGGAAAGAGGTGGCATACTGCTTCATTAATTTGATTCTTCTTCTGCAAGGAAAATTTTAAATGTGATCATGTTGATTAGAGGGAATTCCCCTTAGGTTGGACATAAATTCTTTCGTTGTCGTTTTTTCCCCGCAATAAAAAGGAGTATCGATTTGTATGGTGTAAAGTGCAAATGTGAGCCTAATTGAAGTAGATCTTGTAAATTTAACAAATATATTTGTTGTTGGGGGAGTACTCCTGTAACAAGCTATGGTATTGAACATCTTCTCTTTAGTTCTCAAGATATTCAATATTCAATCTGAGACTGAAATTATGCTCAA
This genomic stretch from Hordeum vulgare subsp. vulgare chromosome 6H, MorexV3_pseudomolecules_assembly, whole genome shotgun sequence harbors:
- the LOC123401518 gene encoding transcription factor MYB8-like; translation: MGCRSCDKPKMNYRKGLWSPEEDQRLRDYILKHGLGCWSAVPAKAGLQRNGKSCRLRWINYLRPGLKRGMFSQEEEDVVINLQAKLGNKWSQIAMHLPGRTDNEVKNYWNSYLKKRVMQLGSNSSSNPASKNSASPELLTSMSANTELIMTSGGGGGSTATSTHDHDANIGSSGAVSAAEPFVDHQHHQHQDAKNYVFADWMPTAAAVTAAPGPESYSMSAHWPASTASSGNVTPSHGAFVGDQMSATSYGALQHTHQHHQQQEHQHHHQSAVTAVGAHGGAAGMVAGGGYFDLLNMGDIYGGFTTANDDLLF